In Natronococcus occultus SP4, the following proteins share a genomic window:
- a CDS encoding site-2 protease family protein, producing MLRSFRIGSLFGIPIKLDLTFLLVLPLFAYLIGIQIGEVTGILNIALDAGIETAAVTDGFTPWILGFVAAVGLFVGVVLHELGHSLTAQRYGFPIDSITLWLFGGIAALSEMPEDWRQEFNIAIAGPIVSVLVGVGSYVLFVLTPEAFGEARFVLGYLAVLNVALAIFNMIPAFPMDGGRILRALLARGRSYAQATQQAASIGKMFAIAMGLFGLVAFNIILIGVAFFVYIAASSEAQQVTMKAAFQDVTVQDIMTPAGDLHTVEPDTSVADLIQRMFTERHTGYPVVETDAFGGERLVGLVTLSDARDINPVERDAYTVADVMTTDLKTIEPSSDAMSAIERMRENNIGRLLVVESQNEWGSEDAVGEPASRTNGDLVGLISRSDVMTAFDIVQKSGTVDPSNQPRAGD from the coding sequence ATGCTGAGGAGCTTTCGGATCGGGTCCCTGTTCGGGATTCCGATCAAACTCGATCTGACGTTCTTACTGGTGTTGCCGTTGTTCGCGTATCTCATCGGCATCCAGATCGGAGAGGTTACGGGTATTCTGAACATCGCTCTCGACGCCGGGATCGAGACGGCCGCTGTTACCGACGGCTTCACCCCCTGGATACTCGGTTTCGTCGCCGCAGTCGGACTGTTCGTCGGAGTCGTGCTTCACGAACTCGGCCACTCGCTGACCGCCCAGCGGTACGGCTTCCCCATCGACTCGATCACGCTCTGGCTGTTCGGCGGGATCGCCGCGCTCTCGGAGATGCCCGAGGACTGGCGCCAGGAGTTCAACATCGCCATCGCCGGGCCGATCGTCTCCGTGCTCGTCGGCGTCGGGTCGTACGTGCTGTTCGTCCTCACGCCCGAGGCCTTCGGCGAGGCTCGGTTCGTCCTTGGCTATCTCGCCGTGCTCAACGTCGCACTCGCCATTTTCAATATGATTCCCGCGTTCCCGATGGACGGGGGTCGCATTCTGCGTGCGTTGCTCGCTCGCGGGCGCTCCTACGCACAGGCGACCCAGCAGGCCGCAAGCATCGGCAAGATGTTCGCGATCGCGATGGGACTGTTCGGACTGGTCGCCTTCAACATTATTCTCATCGGCGTCGCCTTCTTCGTCTACATCGCCGCCTCGAGCGAGGCCCAGCAGGTGACAATGAAAGCCGCCTTCCAGGACGTGACGGTCCAGGATATCATGACGCCGGCGGGCGATCTCCACACCGTCGAGCCGGATACGTCGGTCGCGGACCTGATCCAGCGAATGTTCACCGAGCGCCACACCGGTTACCCGGTCGTCGAAACCGACGCCTTCGGCGGCGAACGGCTCGTGGGACTCGTCACGTTGTCGGACGCCCGCGACATCAACCCCGTCGAGCGCGACGCCTACACCGTTGCCGACGTAATGACCACCGATCTGAAGACGATCGAGCCGAGTTCGGACGCGATGAGCGCGATCGAGCGGATGCGCGAAAACAACATCGGACGGCTCCTCGTCGTCGAGAGCCAGAACGAGTGGGGTTCCGAGGACGCAGTCGGCGAGCCAGCCTCGCGAACGAACGGCGACCTGGTCGGGCTGATCTCGCGGTCCGACGTGATGACGGCCTTCGATATCGTGCAAAAGAGCGGCACCGTCGATCCCTCGAACCAGCCCCGAGCGGGCGACTGA
- a CDS encoding 50S ribosomal protein L16, with amino-acid sequence MSDKPASMYREISKPAYTRREYITGIPGSKIAQHKMGNVSAGPEDYPVQISLVTEEEVQIRHGSLEASRLSANRHMLKNAGENNYKMILRKFPHHVIRENKQATGAGADRVSDGMRQSFGKIVGTAARIDAGERIFTVWCDVDDADHAKEAFRRAYNKISPPCRVVVEKGEEKLIS; translated from the coding sequence ATGTCGGACAAACCCGCCTCAATGTACCGGGAGATCAGTAAGCCGGCGTACACCCGCCGCGAGTACATTACTGGAATCCCCGGATCGAAGATCGCACAGCACAAGATGGGCAATGTCAGTGCCGGTCCCGAGGACTACCCCGTCCAGATCAGCCTCGTCACCGAGGAGGAGGTTCAGATCCGCCACGGGAGTCTCGAGGCCTCGCGTCTGTCGGCCAACCGCCACATGCTCAAAAACGCCGGCGAGAACAACTACAAGATGATCCTCCGGAAGTTCCCCCACCACGTTATCCGAGAGAACAAGCAGGCGACGGGTGCGGGTGCGGACCGTGTTTCCGACGGGATGCGCCAGTCGTTCGGGAAGATCGTCGGTACCGCCGCACGGATCGACGCCGGCGAGCGCATCTTCACGGTCTGGTGTGACGTCGACGACGCCGACCACGCCAAGGAAGCGTTCCGCCGCGCGTACAACAAGATCTCGCCGCCGTGTCGCGTCGTCGTCGAGAAGGGCGAAGAGAAGCTGATCTCGTAA
- a CDS encoding ATP-grasp domain-containing protein — protein MIDLAVANAEETFERMRKPLAERGIRARHIPVSERIVPLGTDAPWSAGEYDVGFVHPGRLMEGGVADAILDVPWLNDREAVLTSRNKAEVIARLERAELPVPTSAYVSNDVAEDELIDVFDRFDPPVVVKPNSTTRGVGVAKAHDLDSFLGICDYLSLVHDYRATGDRSFLVQEYLPEATDYRVMVVDGEYVGAVERRLPDEAVREGQWKHNVHRGAVARGVELPAEWRRLAESVADVLGIPFLGVDLLETGDRLVINETNARPTIDEATKYEPSFYDRLAGVISDYVSETTTV, from the coding sequence ATGATCGATCTCGCGGTTGCAAACGCCGAGGAGACGTTCGAACGGATGCGAAAGCCACTCGCCGAGCGCGGTATCCGTGCCCGTCACATCCCCGTAAGTGAACGGATCGTCCCGCTTGGCACCGACGCGCCGTGGTCGGCCGGGGAGTACGATGTGGGATTCGTCCATCCCGGTCGGCTGATGGAAGGCGGCGTGGCTGACGCAATCCTCGACGTGCCGTGGCTCAACGACCGCGAAGCGGTGCTTACCTCGCGGAACAAGGCCGAGGTGATCGCCCGACTCGAACGAGCCGAGCTGCCGGTCCCAACGTCGGCATACGTCTCGAACGACGTCGCCGAGGACGAACTGATCGACGTCTTCGATCGCTTCGATCCCCCGGTCGTAGTGAAACCCAACTCGACGACCCGGGGTGTCGGGGTCGCGAAGGCCCACGACCTCGATTCGTTTCTGGGGATCTGTGACTACCTCTCCCTCGTCCACGACTACCGGGCGACGGGGGATCGCTCCTTTCTGGTTCAGGAGTATCTCCCCGAGGCGACCGACTACCGGGTGATGGTCGTCGACGGGGAGTACGTCGGTGCCGTCGAACGCCGACTCCCCGACGAGGCGGTCCGGGAGGGCCAGTGGAAACACAACGTCCACCGCGGCGCAGTGGCGCGGGGGGTCGAGCTCCCCGCGGAGTGGCGTCGACTGGCCGAATCGGTCGCCGACGTCCTCGGCATTCCGTTTCTGGGCGTCGACCTCCTCGAGACGGGGGATCGGCTCGTGATCAACGAAACGAACGCCCGGCCGACTATCGACGAGGCGACGAAGTACGAACCGTCGTTTTACGACCGTCTGGCGGGCGTAATTTCGGATTATGTGAGCGAAACGACGACTGTTTAA
- a CDS encoding Hsp20/alpha crystallin family protein produces MRRDDRDEPFDDLFREIERMMNEMMNGADVDFDSSSAVDSGFGMDTHVDIHETDDEIRVVADLPGVEKDNIDLECDGKTLTISAQSDHRQYDERVSLPQRVNEHSASATYNNGVLEVVFEPAERSSGISLE; encoded by the coding sequence ATGCGACGAGACGACCGCGACGAACCCTTCGACGATCTCTTTCGGGAAATCGAGCGGATGATGAACGAGATGATGAACGGTGCCGACGTCGATTTCGACTCCTCGAGCGCTGTCGACAGCGGTTTCGGCATGGACACCCACGTCGACATCCACGAAACCGACGACGAGATCCGCGTCGTCGCCGACCTGCCTGGCGTCGAAAAAGACAACATCGACCTCGAGTGTGACGGGAAGACGCTCACTATCTCGGCCCAGAGCGACCACCGCCAGTACGACGAGCGCGTCTCGCTGCCCCAGCGGGTCAACGAACACAGTGCCTCGGCGACGTACAACAACGGCGTCCTCGAGGTCGTCTTCGAACCCGCCGAGCGTTCCTCGGGAATCAGTCTCGAGTAA
- a CDS encoding type II glyceraldehyde-3-phosphate dehydrogenase, producing MLRVGINGYGTIGKRVADAVRSQPDMEVAGVAKVSPDYVALGAAEAEYPLYAVDEDRIDGFHEAGIELAGTVDELVADSDVVVDATPSGIGEQNRPLYERHDTPALFQGGEDATVAEVSFNARANYEEAADADYVRVVSCNTTGLSRLVAPIHEDYGIEKVRTTLVRRGGDPNQTGRGPINDALPDPVSIPSHHGPDVQTVFPELDIDTIGLKVPTTMMHVHAVNITLEEEPDSVEAVRERLREENRLLLIPDYAGIDGAGTLKDLALDAGRPRGDIWENCIWEESLTLEGKDLYCMQAIHQESDVVPENIDAIRSVTGLLDGPESRTLTDETLGIGLGRLDNETERAVDRQTAD from the coding sequence ATGCTCCGCGTCGGAATCAACGGTTATGGAACCATCGGCAAACGCGTCGCGGACGCCGTGCGATCGCAGCCTGACATGGAGGTTGCCGGCGTCGCCAAGGTCAGTCCCGATTACGTCGCCCTCGGGGCGGCCGAGGCGGAGTACCCGCTCTACGCGGTCGACGAGGACCGCATCGATGGGTTCCACGAGGCCGGCATCGAGCTCGCCGGCACCGTCGACGAGCTCGTCGCCGACAGCGACGTCGTCGTCGACGCCACACCCTCCGGAATCGGCGAACAGAATCGACCGCTCTACGAGCGCCACGACACCCCGGCGCTCTTCCAGGGCGGCGAGGACGCGACCGTCGCGGAGGTTAGTTTCAACGCCCGCGCGAACTACGAGGAGGCCGCCGACGCCGACTACGTTCGCGTCGTCTCCTGTAACACGACCGGACTCTCCCGGCTCGTCGCACCCATCCACGAGGACTACGGCATCGAGAAGGTACGGACAACCCTGGTTCGACGCGGCGGTGACCCGAACCAGACCGGGCGCGGCCCGATCAACGACGCCCTGCCGGACCCCGTCTCGATTCCCTCCCACCACGGGCCGGACGTCCAGACCGTCTTCCCCGAGCTCGACATCGATACGATCGGGCTCAAGGTCCCCACGACGATGATGCACGTCCACGCGGTCAACATCACCCTCGAGGAGGAGCCCGACAGCGTCGAGGCGGTTCGGGAACGGCTCCGCGAGGAGAACCGCCTTCTCCTGATCCCCGACTACGCCGGCATCGACGGCGCCGGGACCCTCAAGGACCTCGCGCTCGACGCGGGCCGTCCGCGGGGAGACATCTGGGAGAACTGCATCTGGGAGGAGTCGCTCACCCTCGAGGGGAAGGACCTCTACTGCATGCAGGCGATCCACCAGGAGTCCGACGTCGTCCCGGAGAATATCGACGCGATCCGCTCGGTGACGGGACTGCTCGACGGGCCGGAGAGTCGCACACTCACCGACGAGACGCTGGGAATCGGCCTCGGCCGCCTTGACAACGAGACGGAACGCGCCGTGGACCGACAGACCGCCGACTGA
- the gap gene encoding type I glyceraldehyde-3-phosphate dehydrogenase: MSENSHTENEFEGTLRIGLNGFGRIGRNVLRASLEYDDVEIVGINDVMDNDDMRYLVKHDSVHGRLEDVTLEDDVLTVEGQEIQLCSERDPTQLPWGELDVDVAFEATGIFRTYDEAAQHLEAGAEKVLISAPPKGEKEVQTIVYGVNHDDYDGEDVLSNASCTTNSVAPVVQVLDEEFGIESGLLTTVHAYTGSQNLIDGPLSKRRRGRAAAENIIPTSTGAAIATTEVLPQLEGKLDGMAMRVPVPNGSITDLTVDLEEDVTEEELADAFRNAADDELAGVLGYTDEEIVSQDIVGLPFSSYVDLESMMSLEDGLVKVLAWYDNEYGFSNRMLDLATYVAAEAEADEADEAVAR; the protein is encoded by the coding sequence ATGAGTGAAAATTCGCACACGGAGAACGAGTTCGAGGGGACCCTCCGGATCGGCCTCAACGGATTCGGCCGCATCGGACGGAACGTCCTGCGTGCGTCGCTCGAGTACGATGACGTCGAGATCGTCGGGATCAACGACGTTATGGACAACGACGACATGCGGTATCTCGTCAAGCACGACTCCGTTCATGGTCGGCTCGAGGACGTAACTCTCGAGGACGACGTCCTCACCGTCGAGGGCCAGGAGATCCAGCTCTGCTCCGAACGCGATCCGACCCAGCTCCCCTGGGGCGAGCTCGACGTCGACGTCGCCTTCGAGGCGACGGGCATCTTCCGTACGTACGACGAGGCGGCCCAGCATCTTGAAGCCGGCGCCGAGAAGGTATTGATCTCGGCCCCACCGAAAGGCGAGAAGGAGGTCCAGACGATCGTCTACGGCGTCAACCACGACGACTACGACGGCGAGGACGTCCTCTCGAACGCCTCCTGTACGACGAACTCGGTTGCGCCGGTCGTGCAGGTCCTCGACGAGGAGTTCGGCATCGAGTCCGGACTGTTGACGACGGTCCACGCCTACACCGGAAGCCAGAACCTGATCGACGGCCCGCTCAGCAAGCGCCGTCGCGGGCGCGCCGCCGCCGAGAACATCATTCCGACTTCGACCGGCGCTGCGATCGCTACCACCGAGGTGCTGCCCCAGCTCGAGGGCAAGCTCGACGGGATGGCGATGCGGGTCCCCGTTCCGAACGGTTCGATCACCGACCTCACCGTCGACCTTGAGGAAGACGTCACCGAGGAGGAACTCGCCGACGCCTTCCGCAACGCGGCCGACGACGAGCTCGCCGGCGTGCTCGGCTACACCGACGAGGAGATCGTCTCCCAGGACATCGTCGGGCTCCCGTTCTCCTCGTACGTCGACCTCGAGTCGATGATGTCCCTCGAGGACGGCCTCGTCAAGGTGCTGGCCTGGTACGACAACGAGTACGGCTTCTCGAACCGGATGCTCGACCTCGCGACGTACGTCGCCGCCGAGGCCGAAGCCGACGAGGCCGACGAGGCCGTCGCCCGCTGA
- a CDS encoding phosphoglycerate kinase, translating to MFKTIDDLDTEQQLLVRLDLNAPVEDDVVQDNRRFARHAETLRELLADGHAVAVLAHQGRPGRDTFVSLEQHAAILADHLDRDVDFVADTFGEDALAAIDDLEGGEALVLENARMCDEELPEEAPEVKADTEFVRTLAPEFDAYVNDAYSAAHRSHASLVGFPRVMDAYAGRVMEQEYTANSSIQEREFDGTVTMALGGTKAEDLIPVIESVDGVDQFCLGGIVGELFLRAAGHDVGYDVEGTDFFDDQWDDQRETIERILEEYEDSLYLATDLAYEGADDERAEVDVEGLEKETSYLDVGSDTAETYADLVRESEAVFVKGALGVFEDERFADGTVTVLEAIAETDCFSVVGGGDTSRAIGMYGLDEDDFGHVSIAGGAYVRALTGEPLVAVEALEAAAE from the coding sequence ATGTTCAAGACGATCGACGATCTCGACACCGAGCAGCAACTGCTGGTCCGTCTCGACCTCAACGCCCCCGTCGAGGACGACGTCGTCCAGGACAACCGCCGATTCGCGCGCCACGCCGAGACGCTCCGGGAACTGCTGGCGGACGGCCACGCCGTTGCCGTGCTGGCCCACCAGGGCCGACCTGGCCGCGACACGTTCGTCTCGCTCGAACAACACGCCGCGATCCTCGCCGACCACCTCGATCGGGACGTCGACTTCGTCGCCGACACCTTCGGCGAGGACGCGCTGGCGGCGATCGACGACCTCGAGGGCGGCGAGGCGCTCGTCCTCGAGAACGCCCGGATGTGCGACGAGGAGCTTCCCGAGGAAGCGCCCGAGGTCAAAGCCGACACCGAGTTCGTCCGGACGCTCGCCCCGGAGTTCGACGCCTATGTCAACGACGCCTACTCGGCGGCCCACCGCTCCCACGCCTCGCTGGTCGGCTTCCCACGGGTGATGGACGCCTACGCAGGACGCGTGATGGAACAGGAGTACACGGCGAACTCGTCGATCCAGGAGCGGGAGTTCGACGGCACCGTCACGATGGCGCTTGGCGGGACGAAAGCCGAGGACCTCATCCCCGTCATCGAGAGCGTCGACGGCGTCGATCAGTTCTGTCTGGGCGGGATCGTCGGCGAACTCTTCCTGCGGGCGGCGGGCCACGACGTCGGCTACGACGTCGAGGGAACCGACTTCTTCGACGACCAGTGGGACGACCAGCGCGAGACGATCGAGCGCATCCTCGAGGAGTACGAAGACTCCCTGTACCTCGCGACGGACCTCGCCTACGAGGGAGCGGACGACGAGCGCGCCGAGGTCGACGTCGAGGGACTCGAGAAGGAAACGTCCTACCTCGACGTCGGCTCTGACACCGCCGAGACGTACGCCGACCTCGTCCGCGAGTCCGAAGCCGTCTTCGTGAAGGGCGCGCTGGGGGTCTTCGAGGACGAGCGCTTCGCCGACGGCACCGTGACGGTGCTCGAGGCGATCGCCGAAACCGACTGCTTCTCGGTCGTCGGCGGCGGCGACACCTCCCGGGCGATCGGGATGTACGGTCTCGACGAGGACGACTTCGGTCACGTCTCGATCGCCGGCGGCGCCTACGTCCGCGCGCTCACCGGCGAGCCGCTGGTCGCGGTCGAAGCGCTGGAAGCGGCCGCCGAGTAG
- a CDS encoding aminopeptidase, translated as MSDLSAAAETAVRQCLALESSERCAVVTDDEREPIGEAIYEVASAVTDDAVIVRYPPGETHGAEPPSPVAAAMAGADVVLAPTTKSLSHTRARGEANEAGARVATLPGITEEVFTTGLDADYEAIADHSADVLEQVADAEEIRVTAPAGTDITFGIGDREFLSDTGIVHEPGEMSNLPAGEVFVSPETAEGTFVVDGTMRPHGLLEDGQELRFEVEDGLVTDISDDEIRETVETAAEEVGDAAYNLAELGIGTNVAVTDLVGSVLLDEKAGGTVHIAIGDDAGIGGDVEAPIHLDGIVREPTVWADDEEVELPRA; from the coding sequence ATGTCTGACCTCAGTGCGGCCGCAGAGACGGCCGTCCGGCAGTGTCTCGCACTCGAGTCCTCTGAGCGCTGCGCCGTCGTCACCGACGACGAGCGCGAACCGATCGGCGAGGCGATCTACGAGGTCGCGAGCGCGGTTACCGACGACGCCGTCATCGTCCGGTACCCGCCCGGCGAGACCCACGGCGCCGAACCCCCATCCCCGGTCGCGGCCGCGATGGCCGGCGCCGACGTCGTCCTCGCGCCGACGACCAAGAGCCTGAGCCACACTCGCGCCCGCGGCGAGGCCAACGAGGCCGGCGCTCGCGTCGCGACGCTGCCCGGGATCACCGAGGAAGTGTTTACGACGGGACTGGACGCCGACTACGAGGCGATCGCCGACCACTCCGCCGACGTCCTCGAGCAGGTCGCCGACGCCGAGGAGATCCGGGTCACCGCACCCGCGGGGACCGACATCACGTTCGGGATCGGGGATCGGGAGTTCCTCTCGGACACCGGGATCGTCCACGAGCCCGGCGAGATGTCGAACCTCCCAGCGGGCGAGGTGTTCGTCAGCCCCGAGACGGCGGAGGGCACGTTCGTCGTCGACGGGACGATGCGTCCTCACGGGCTGCTTGAGGACGGCCAGGAGCTTCGCTTCGAGGTCGAGGACGGCCTCGTCACCGACATCTCGGACGACGAAATTCGAGAAACGGTCGAAACCGCAGCCGAGGAGGTCGGCGACGCCGCGTACAACCTCGCGGAGCTGGGGATCGGCACGAACGTCGCGGTCACCGACCTCGTCGGCTCGGTCCTGCTCGACGAGAAAGCCGGCGGCACGGTCCACATCGCGATCGGCGACGACGCGGGGATCGGCGGCGACGTCGAGGCACCGATCCACCTCGACGGAATCGTCCGGGAGCCGACAGTGTGGGCGGATGACGAGGAAGTGGAACTTCCTCGAGCGTAG
- a CDS encoding HVO_0476 family zinc finger protein: MNDVPDRIPTPCPSCSPDLETVHEVLTEGGGALTVRCSECSHVHKVQPDPDREITLDVVVSQEGESFTANVTAPEDETIEVGDEFILETDEVLSTVRVTSVELDGHRRVEEADADEIETVWTREVDNVAVNVTVHPQDGSRDDSRSITVYVPGDYEFEVGAIEEFGDDEFEIDAFVVRQDAPEYDRDRYDMEGDTGVAKDLKRVYAYDEQTSAWSAW, translated from the coding sequence ATGAACGACGTTCCAGACCGGATCCCGACGCCCTGTCCGTCGTGCTCGCCGGACCTCGAGACGGTCCACGAGGTACTAACGGAAGGCGGCGGAGCGCTGACGGTTCGTTGTAGCGAGTGCAGTCACGTCCACAAGGTACAGCCCGATCCCGACCGCGAGATCACCCTCGACGTCGTCGTCTCCCAGGAGGGCGAGTCGTTCACCGCGAACGTCACCGCGCCCGAGGACGAGACCATCGAGGTCGGCGACGAGTTCATCCTCGAGACCGACGAGGTGCTCTCGACGGTCCGGGTCACGAGCGTCGAGCTCGACGGCCACCGCCGCGTCGAGGAGGCCGACGCCGACGAGATCGAGACCGTCTGGACCCGCGAGGTCGACAACGTCGCGGTCAACGTCACGGTCCACCCCCAGGACGGCTCCCGGGACGACAGCCGGAGTATCACGGTCTATGTCCCCGGCGACTACGAGTTCGAGGTCGGTGCGATCGAGGAGTTCGGCGACGACGAGTTCGAGATCGACGCCTTCGTCGTCCGGCAGGACGCCCCGGAATACGATCGAGACCGTTACGATATGGAGGGTGACACGGGCGTCGCGAAGGATCTGAAGCGGGTCTACGCCTACGACGAACAGACCAGCGCCTGGTCGGCCTGGTAA
- a CDS encoding protein-L-isoaspartate(D-aspartate) O-methyltransferase gives MFDRFSSDDGDGRTDGYETARERMVRTVADRVADDRVLEALRAVPRHAFVPPDRRGDAYQDRPLPIGDGQTISAPHMVAIMADTLALDPGADVLEIGTGCGYHAAVTAEIVGADHVYSVEYGTELAEDARERLAETGYGDVSVRVGDGREGWAEHAPYDAAYFTCATPELPDPVVEQVRPDGRLLAPIGTGFQTLVLAEKRADGSLERTEHGGVRFVRMR, from the coding sequence ATGTTCGATCGGTTCAGCTCCGACGACGGAGACGGCCGGACGGACGGCTACGAAACCGCCCGTGAGCGGATGGTCCGAACCGTCGCCGACCGCGTCGCCGACGATCGCGTCCTCGAGGCTCTCCGTGCCGTTCCGCGCCACGCGTTCGTCCCGCCCGACCGACGCGGCGACGCCTACCAGGACCGGCCGCTGCCGATCGGCGACGGCCAGACGATCAGCGCGCCCCACATGGTCGCGATCATGGCCGACACACTCGCCCTCGATCCCGGCGCGGACGTCCTCGAGATCGGCACCGGCTGCGGGTACCACGCGGCGGTGACCGCCGAGATCGTCGGCGCCGACCACGTCTACAGCGTCGAGTACGGCACGGAGCTCGCCGAGGACGCGCGGGAGCGACTCGCCGAGACGGGGTACGGCGACGTCTCGGTCCGCGTCGGTGACGGCCGCGAGGGGTGGGCCGAGCACGCGCCGTACGACGCCGCGTACTTCACCTGCGCGACGCCGGAGCTGCCCGATCCCGTCGTCGAGCAGGTCCGTCCCGACGGCCGGCTGCTCGCCCCGATCGGAACGGGGTTCCAGACGCTCGTCCTGGCCGAGAAACGCGCGGACGGAAGTCTCGAGCGAACGGAACACGGCGGCGTTCGGTTCGTTCGAATGCGGTAA
- a CDS encoding protein-L-isoaspartate O-methyltransferase family protein, translating to MDPAVLREDMVDGLESPTKVALDDEAVAIAMRDVPRHEFLEDDHAAYADRAHEVLETRVLAPSTVAQLFEALAIENGDDVLIVGAGIGYTAAVAAEIVGEHRVHAVDISRPLVYAARTNLERAGYQGVLVDRRDGAGGLPEYAPFDRILLEAAAVDPPRALLAQLADGGRLVLPRGTQPQRITAVDPDGSSDEFGVVSFDPLLLEGEQSGAVERNRTDREDVEYARRRADSRTGWEQEWIEWDDRLR from the coding sequence ATGGACCCTGCGGTACTGCGGGAAGATATGGTCGACGGCCTCGAGTCGCCGACCAAGGTGGCCCTCGACGACGAGGCCGTCGCCATCGCCATGCGTGACGTCCCCCGTCACGAGTTCCTCGAGGACGACCACGCTGCCTACGCCGATCGAGCACACGAGGTCCTCGAGACCCGCGTCCTCGCACCGAGTACGGTCGCCCAGCTGTTCGAAGCGCTCGCGATCGAGAACGGCGACGACGTGTTGATCGTCGGCGCCGGGATCGGCTACACGGCAGCGGTAGCAGCCGAGATCGTCGGCGAGCACCGCGTTCACGCCGTCGATATCTCGCGGCCGCTGGTCTACGCGGCCCGGACCAACCTCGAGCGAGCGGGGTACCAGGGCGTCCTCGTCGATCGTCGCGACGGCGCCGGCGGACTTCCCGAGTACGCCCCCTTCGATCGGATCCTCCTCGAGGCAGCCGCGGTCGATCCGCCCCGCGCGCTGCTGGCCCAGCTCGCGGACGGCGGCCGTCTCGTTCTCCCTCGCGGGACCCAGCCACAGCGGATCACGGCCGTCGATCCCGACGGCTCGAGCGACGAGTTCGGCGTCGTCTCGTTCGATCCGCTCCTGCTGGAGGGCGAGCAGTCCGGCGCCGTCGAGCGCAACCGAACCGATCGCGAGGACGTCGAGTACGCCCGCCGCCGGGCGGACTCGCGAACGGGCTGGGAACAGGAGTGGATCGAGTGGGACGATCGGCTCCGCTGA
- a CDS encoding group I intron-associated PD-(D/E)XK endonuclease — protein sequence MNTKQIGDETEAKIMAALIAEGYTVSIPFGDNESYDLVLDTGTTLERVQCKTGWIEDDVVRFKTASKTTSDGDVVRADYGDEIDAFAVRCRETEQLYWVPSEDAGAKSTYLRIAEPEISHPSVNRAEEYRLKERLPELADR from the coding sequence GTGAATACGAAACAGATCGGGGACGAAACCGAGGCCAAGATCATGGCCGCACTGATCGCCGAGGGCTATACCGTTTCGATTCCATTCGGGGACAACGAGAGCTACGACCTCGTTTTGGACACGGGAACGACCCTGGAGCGAGTACAGTGCAAAACCGGGTGGATCGAGGACGATGTCGTCCGATTCAAAACGGCGAGCAAGACAACGTCAGACGGGGACGTCGTTCGAGCCGATTACGGAGACGAGATCGACGCGTTCGCCGTCAGGTGTCGTGAGACTGAGCAACTGTACTGGGTTCCATCCGAGGACGCCGGTGCGAAGAGTACGTATCTTCGGATAGCGGAACCGGAAATCTCCCATCCGAGCGTCAACCGTGCAGAGGAGTACCGCCTCAAGGAACGGCTGCCAGAACTAGCTGACCGGTAG
- a CDS encoding DNA-directed RNA polymerase subunit H, whose protein sequence is MVDVSQHELVPEHTVLEEDVLEEVLSEYDIDRTDLPKIKRNDSALPDEAEVGDVIKIVRNSRTTDQAVVYRLVVE, encoded by the coding sequence ATGGTAGACGTAAGCCAACACGAACTCGTCCCGGAGCACACCGTTCTCGAGGAGGACGTCCTCGAGGAGGTGCTCTCCGAGTACGACATCGACCGCACAGACCTGCCGAAAATCAAGCGCAACGACTCCGCTCTCCCGGACGAAGCGGAAGTCGGCGACGTCATCAAGATCGTTCGGAACTCACGCACAACCGACCAGGCAGTCGTATACCGACTTGTGGTAGAATAA